Below is a window of uncultured Cohaesibacter sp. DNA.
TCTGCGAACCACAAATTTGCTCCATAATTGCCACCATTTCGCAAACGCGATGCAGACCGGTTGGCAATTTCATGGTTGAGCCGCCAAACACAAGACAGACACAAGAAATTCGGGATCAGAGATGAAAAGGCGCGCAAGTTTAGCCGGACTGTTTTCAGTTGCGCTGCTGGCAACATTGCCTGCGGCGGCGCAAACCTCTTGGGCGCCGAACGCCCAGCTCTGTGCGCAGCTGGAAGGCGACCTCGCCCAGCTCCAGCGCGGCGGCAACTCGGCCTCTTCCCGCAATTTCCAGAAATATGATGCCGCCATCCATAAACAACGGGCCGAACTGGACAATGCCGAGGCCCGCGCCAAACGCGATGCCTGTTATGGCGGCAGCGTCTTCCTGTTTCGCAGAACACCGAAAGCCACCTGCCCGGCCCTCATCAAGCATATCGACAAGATGAAGCAAAATCTGGCCAAGCTGGAAAGCAAGCGCAATCAATATGCGCCGCCTCCCAGCGATAGCGGCCCGATGAAGGCACAGATTCTCAACCAGCTGGCACAGGCAGGCTGCGGCGAGCAATATCAGCCTTTTGCCCAGCCCATCAGGCAACAGCGCCGCGGCCTTTTCGGCGCACTGTTTGGCAATGACTATTCCATTCGCGAATATAATCTGAAGAATTATGATATCCCGCAGATTGGCACCTACCGGACCGTTTGCGTGCGCTCATGCGACGGGTTTTT
It encodes the following:
- a CDS encoding DUF2865 domain-containing protein, with protein sequence MKRRASLAGLFSVALLATLPAAAQTSWAPNAQLCAQLEGDLAQLQRGGNSASSRNFQKYDAAIHKQRAELDNAEARAKRDACYGGSVFLFRRTPKATCPALIKHIDKMKQNLAKLESKRNQYAPPPSDSGPMKAQILNQLAQAGCGEQYQPFAQPIRQQRRGLFGALFGNDYSIREYNLKNYDIPQIGTYRTVCVRSCDGFFFPISFSTTQSGFERDAQMCQSSCPGSDAQLYVYRNPGETSDEMVSLSGQPYQALETAYLYKKQYVQGCSCQAPASQLAAITNSDVGVDMTPAPQYTPRATLQDAPSLPSVPLPSPKQTAMIDPDTQDMARYGMKFEPYQPPEVSADASSVRTADGRSIRIVGPRFFGNQ